One region of Flavobacterium sp. KACC 22763 genomic DNA includes:
- a CDS encoding DUF5908 family protein has product MPIEIRELIIKTEIVTTNAKNSALTKERELSILRKQLLEECKRLIAEKNQENSYKR; this is encoded by the coding sequence ATGCCAATCGAAATAAGAGAACTCATTATCAAAACGGAAATTGTAACAACAAATGCGAAAAATTCGGCTCTGACCAAAGAAAGAGAACTTTCCATTTTGAGAAAACAGCTTCTGGAAGAATGTAAAAGATTAATTGCAGAGAAAAATCAGGAGAATAGCTATAAACGTTAA
- the vgrG gene encoding type VI secretion system tip protein VgrG, producing the protein MSASTEIKSGGIATFVVKVDGSPIADELSVLSVHIEKKVNRIASAKITILDGEPNTGQFDASSSSTFVPGAAVSIEAGYDSNNTVIFSGIIMSQTIRIDNLVGSALEVECRDNAIKMIVGRKSLTYSKQKDSDIMSSLIGNYSGLSADVTATSTTWPEQVQYYVTDWDYLLALAEANGLIVTTLNGKISVFPPDKTTSSVLTVTYGDTLLEFNAKLSAVTQLGNAAANSWDFKTQAVVTGNAAPNVSGAGNLTTKKLSEVIGLSTYQLQTSAPLETADLTNWSKAQIIKSEYSKIMGEASFQGTNLIDPGKYMTFAGVGDRFNGDYLIAGVVHDLSQGNWVSEVSLGLSPLWFTEEPDVMAPPASGLVPGAKGLFNATVKQMYEDPDSQYRVLVDVPLLDPKGEGIWARLTNFYSTSGAGAFFMPEVGDEVILGFINEDPRYPIILGSVYSSTSIKPFAGLDPNQKNSIKAIVSKSGISVQFDDENKVWTVATPNKNTIIISDKDKKITIQDENNNSIIMSSSGIDLSSQKDINISANQNVTIKGNQGVNIQSSGGDVALKGLNIKENADMQYTAQGGQIAQVSGGMQLTLKGAMVMIN; encoded by the coding sequence ATGAGTGCTTCAACAGAAATAAAAAGTGGCGGAATCGCAACATTTGTCGTAAAAGTCGACGGCTCACCTATAGCCGACGAACTAAGCGTGCTTTCTGTTCATATAGAAAAAAAAGTAAACCGAATTGCCTCTGCAAAAATTACCATTCTAGACGGAGAACCCAACACAGGTCAATTTGACGCCAGTTCTTCTTCTACTTTTGTTCCAGGCGCAGCAGTTAGCATTGAAGCAGGATATGACAGTAATAATACCGTTATTTTCTCAGGTATAATTATGAGCCAGACCATTCGCATTGATAATCTTGTAGGATCGGCTCTAGAAGTAGAATGCCGAGACAATGCTATAAAAATGATTGTAGGCCGAAAAAGCCTTACTTACTCCAAACAAAAAGACAGTGATATTATGTCGTCCCTTATAGGAAACTATTCGGGATTAAGCGCAGATGTTACGGCTACAAGCACAACTTGGCCAGAGCAAGTGCAATATTATGTTACAGATTGGGACTATCTTTTGGCTCTTGCTGAGGCAAATGGACTAATAGTAACGACTTTAAATGGGAAAATTTCTGTATTTCCTCCTGATAAAACTACCTCATCGGTGCTTACCGTAACATATGGTGATACCCTGCTTGAATTTAATGCTAAATTAAGCGCTGTTACGCAATTAGGAAACGCTGCCGCAAATAGTTGGGATTTTAAAACCCAAGCTGTAGTAACGGGCAATGCTGCACCGAATGTTTCTGGAGCTGGAAATTTAACCACAAAAAAACTTTCTGAAGTTATTGGACTTTCTACGTATCAATTGCAGACTTCAGCTCCTCTAGAAACTGCTGACTTAACCAATTGGTCCAAAGCGCAGATTATTAAAAGTGAATATTCTAAAATAATGGGTGAAGCCTCATTTCAAGGCACAAATTTAATCGACCCAGGAAAATATATGACCTTCGCCGGTGTTGGAGATCGCTTTAATGGCGATTACTTAATTGCAGGAGTTGTACATGATTTGTCACAAGGAAACTGGGTTTCTGAAGTTTCACTGGGGCTTTCTCCACTATGGTTTACCGAAGAACCAGATGTTATGGCTCCACCCGCTTCTGGTTTAGTTCCTGGAGCAAAAGGTCTCTTTAATGCAACTGTAAAACAGATGTACGAAGATCCCGATTCTCAATATAGAGTTTTAGTCGATGTTCCTCTATTGGATCCTAAAGGCGAAGGAATTTGGGCAAGGCTTACCAATTTTTATTCGACAAGCGGAGCAGGAGCTTTCTTTATGCCTGAAGTTGGAGACGAAGTTATTCTGGGTTTTATAAATGAAGACCCACGTTATCCGATAATACTGGGAAGTGTTTATAGCAGTACCAGCATAAAACCTTTTGCAGGTTTAGATCCAAATCAGAAAAACTCAATAAAAGCCATTGTTTCCAAATCAGGAATTTCAGTGCAATTTGATGATGAAAATAAAGTATGGACTGTTGCTACACCCAATAAAAATACCATCATCATAAGCGATAAAGACAAGAAAATTACGATTCAGGACGAAAACAACAACAGTATTATAATGTCTAGCAGCGGTATTGATTTATCAAGTCAGAAAGATATCAATATCTCAGCAAATCAAAACGTAACCATCAAAGGAAATCAAGGTGTCAATATACAGTCAAGTGGCGGAGACGTTGCTTTGAAAGGCTTAAACATCAAAGAAAATGCCGATATGCAATACACCGCTCAAGGCGGACAAATTGCGCAAGTATCTGGAGGAATGCAATTGACATTGAAAGGTGCGATGGTTATGATTAATTAA
- a CDS encoding CIS tube protein, producing MASLELMKITGYTDEEFQNKFSGSPYAFMINPDNIKIQKSIEYNEQQAPATSSASQKYKSTPSDKLSFEMVIDCTGIVDAKRTDMAKEITALETIIYTYNGKIHRPNFVKVQWGQNITFNGVLDSIDISYTLFKPDGSPLRAKISLSFSRYISPKTVTRTDAPESPDLTHIVSVSEGMSLPQLCQKVWNDDSYYIQVADYNKLNKFRNLNGIDKLIFPPINPSN from the coding sequence ATGGCAAGTTTAGAATTAATGAAAATTACGGGATATACAGACGAAGAATTTCAAAACAAATTCTCTGGAAGTCCGTATGCTTTCATGATTAATCCTGACAATATCAAAATACAGAAAAGCATCGAATACAACGAGCAGCAAGCACCTGCAACAAGTTCGGCTTCGCAAAAGTACAAAAGCACGCCAAGCGACAAACTGAGCTTTGAAATGGTGATAGACTGTACCGGAATTGTAGATGCCAAACGTACTGATATGGCCAAAGAAATAACAGCATTAGAAACGATTATTTACACCTATAACGGTAAAATACACCGTCCTAATTTTGTAAAAGTACAATGGGGACAGAACATCACATTCAACGGAGTACTAGATTCTATTGATATTTCTTATACGCTGTTTAAACCAGATGGAAGTCCGTTGAGAGCGAAGATATCATTGTCTTTCAGCCGTTACATTTCTCCAAAAACAGTAACAAGAACAGATGCTCCAGAATCTCCGGATCTTACCCACATTGTAAGCGTTTCTGAAGGAATGTCTTTACCGCAGCTATGTCAAAAAGTATGGAACGATGATTCGTATTACATACAGGTTGCGGACTATAATAAACTTAACAAATTCAGAAACCTAAATGGTATCGACAAATTGATTTTTCCACCTATAAACCCTTCTAATTAA
- a CDS encoding PAAR domain-containing protein, which translates to MPPAARLTDFHQCPMVTPGVPPVPHVGGPIVGPGAPTVLIAGLPAAKVGDTLVCVGPPDSIIKGSATVMICGMPAARMGDTTAHGGSIMLGAFNVMIGG; encoded by the coding sequence ATGCCACCAGCAGCAAGACTTACAGATTTTCATCAGTGTCCAATGGTTACTCCGGGAGTACCGCCAGTTCCGCACGTGGGTGGACCTATTGTGGGACCAGGAGCGCCAACTGTTTTAATAGCAGGATTACCAGCAGCCAAAGTTGGCGATACGTTGGTTTGTGTAGGACCACCAGATTCTATTATAAAAGGATCTGCAACGGTTATGATCTGCGGTATGCCAGCCGCAAGAATGGGAGATACAACCGCTCACGGAGGCTCAATTATGCTCGGAGCATTTAATGTGATGATCGGTGGATAA
- a CDS encoding GPW/gp25 family protein codes for MDNTAHNETAFLGSGWAFPVSFSADNYMLNLSANETNINESINVILNTRKGERTLESEFGSGIQQFMFRKIDSTLKGEIIEAIKFALLRYEPRILVQDVKVASTDITNGKIEILISYIYSKTNTRHNYVFPFYVKEGTNLDKKK; via the coding sequence GTGGATAATACAGCACATAATGAAACTGCCTTTTTAGGTTCAGGATGGGCATTTCCGGTGTCTTTCTCTGCAGATAATTATATGCTGAATTTGTCTGCCAATGAAACCAATATTAACGAATCAATCAATGTTATTCTGAACACTCGCAAAGGTGAACGCACTCTTGAATCTGAATTTGGTTCAGGAATACAGCAGTTTATGTTTAGAAAAATAGATAGTACGCTCAAAGGCGAAATTATCGAAGCTATCAAGTTTGCCTTATTGCGTTACGAACCAAGAATATTGGTGCAGGATGTAAAAGTAGCATCGACTGATATTACAAACGGAAAAATAGAAATATTGATTAGTTACATCTATTCCAAAACCAATACAAGACACAACTATGTGTTCCCATTTTATGTAAAAGAAGGAACAAACTTAGATAAGAAAAAATGA